In one Polaribacter sp. ALD11 genomic region, the following are encoded:
- a CDS encoding T9SS type A sorting domain-containing protein, whose protein sequence is MSKKLSLSILAVVAIFAVVLINNNKETDFEKKQKEYAEYLANHPYANRAFLSRKELKATPKKDRPDLAFEQDFLRTMDPSTKKLHQDRLVKALKYGKKVKSEVALSKKAGTNFSWESRGPKKVAGRVRALMFDPNDATNKRVFAGGVSGGIWKNEDITNENSAWSMVSPDMLNFAISAMDYDPVQNNTFYVGTGEGWGNVDAVNGAGIWKTMDGGVTWNNLASTTNFEYVYDLVVRDEGGVIGVIYAAMRDVENALSDGTDLFRSVDGGTTWMVASTEAIRDLELGADNKIWAGDSRGSIFSSSNGTTFTSKYTAGSLNSPGRVELATAQSNSSVVYALIVSRVSNGNNTGTVPGLGEVVKTNDDGVTWTSVEKPSDSWDYTIPNHDFTRGQAWYDLIININPTNENEVYVGGINTFKSSNGGSSWVKTSSWELSIDDSASYVHADIHNIIFRPNHNELLIATDGGIFYSPNNSIIHLEGSIVPRNLNFNITQFYSAAIDPINVNGFIGGAQDNGTNYIYESGISNSFEILGGDGGFSFIDQTANDGVDGIYYIASTQNNVSYLYDYSKPEVDYITLIDNGKKGSFINASDYDDENNVFYSYDGPNEITRAKLKPDYQDQGNRSNFLGEKDVINDFKFFSAEVTHIRVSPYNKGKRQVFFGTSTGRVLRMDANDDVFTILNQPSGVFGSISCVEIGASDNELLITYSNYGVKSVWYSTDAGTTWTDVEGNLPDIPVRWSLFNPLNRKEVILATEAGIWKTSNVTAATVIWEPANSGMGNVRVDMLQHRASDNLVLAATHGRGLFTSNFTDGTASVDDVLTDNKTFTVYPTISKGNFTVFAKSSLGKAKVSVFDISGRQVYAAKLDFNSNEKQTISINVSSGIYIVNLVDESNKKSSKKIMIE, encoded by the coding sequence ATGAGTAAAAAACTATCTCTTTCTATTTTGGCTGTAGTTGCCATATTTGCAGTTGTTTTGATAAATAATAATAAAGAAACTGATTTTGAAAAAAAACAAAAAGAATATGCTGAGTATTTAGCAAATCATCCATATGCAAATAGAGCATTTTTAAGTAGAAAAGAGTTAAAGGCAACACCTAAAAAAGACCGCCCAGATTTAGCATTTGAGCAAGATTTTTTAAGAACAATGGATCCTAGTACCAAAAAATTACATCAAGATCGATTAGTAAAAGCTTTAAAATATGGAAAAAAGGTAAAGAGTGAAGTTGCTTTAAGTAAGAAAGCAGGAACTAATTTTAGTTGGGAGTCTAGAGGGCCAAAAAAAGTAGCGGGTAGAGTTAGAGCTTTAATGTTCGACCCAAATGATGCAACTAATAAAAGAGTTTTTGCTGGAGGAGTAAGTGGAGGTATTTGGAAAAATGAAGATATTACAAATGAAAATTCTGCTTGGAGTATGGTAAGTCCAGATATGTTAAACTTTGCAATTTCTGCAATGGATTATGATCCTGTGCAAAATAATACGTTTTATGTGGGTACTGGTGAAGGCTGGGGAAATGTAGATGCAGTAAATGGTGCAGGAATTTGGAAAACTATGGATGGTGGTGTCACCTGGAACAATCTTGCTTCTACAACTAATTTTGAATATGTGTATGATCTTGTCGTTAGAGATGAAGGTGGAGTGATAGGAGTAATATACGCTGCAATGCGAGATGTTGAAAATGCCCTGTCAGACGGTACAGATTTATTTAGATCTGTAGATGGTGGTACAACTTGGATGGTAGCATCTACAGAAGCAATTAGAGATTTAGAATTAGGAGCAGATAATAAAATATGGGCAGGAGATTCAAGAGGCTCTATATTTTCTTCTTCAAATGGTACAACCTTTACCTCTAAATATACAGCAGGATCCTTGAACTCTCCTGGTAGAGTTGAATTAGCTACAGCTCAATCTAATTCTAGTGTTGTGTATGCGTTAATCGTTTCACGCGTTTCAAATGGAAATAATACTGGAACTGTTCCTGGTTTGGGAGAAGTTGTTAAAACAAATGATGATGGAGTAACATGGACTAGTGTAGAAAAACCTTCTGACTCTTGGGATTATACAATACCAAATCATGATTTTACTCGTGGGCAAGCTTGGTATGACTTAATTATAAATATAAACCCTACAAATGAAAACGAAGTTTATGTAGGAGGTATAAATACTTTTAAAAGTTCTAATGGAGGAAGTTCATGGGTTAAGACATCTAGTTGGGAACTTTCTATTGACGATTCGGCAAGTTATGTTCACGCAGATATACATAATATAATATTTAGACCAAACCATAATGAATTACTTATAGCAACTGATGGAGGTATCTTTTATTCACCAAATAATTCCATTATTCATTTAGAAGGATCTATTGTTCCTAGAAACTTAAACTTTAACATCACGCAATTTTATTCTGCAGCAATAGACCCTATAAATGTAAATGGTTTTATAGGCGGTGCGCAAGATAATGGTACCAATTATATATATGAATCAGGAATAAGTAATTCTTTTGAAATATTAGGAGGAGATGGTGGTTTTAGTTTTATAGATCAAACGGCAAACGATGGTGTAGATGGTATTTATTATATTGCATCTACTCAGAATAATGTTTCGTATTTATATGATTACTCTAAACCAGAGGTAGATTATATTACTTTAATAGATAATGGTAAAAAAGGAAGTTTTATAAATGCGTCAGATTATGATGATGAGAACAATGTTTTTTATTCTTATGATGGACCAAATGAAATAACAAGAGCAAAATTAAAGCCAGATTATCAGGATCAAGGAAATAGAAGTAATTTTCTAGGAGAAAAAGATGTAATAAACGATTTTAAATTTTTTAGTGCAGAAGTAACTCATATTAGAGTCTCTCCTTATAATAAAGGTAAAAGGCAAGTGTTTTTTGGTACAAGTACAGGTAGGGTTTTAAGAATGGATGCAAATGATGATGTTTTTACGATATTAAATCAGCCTTCAGGAGTGTTTGGTAGTATTTCTTGCGTAGAGATTGGTGCATCAGATAATGAACTATTAATAACTTATTCTAATTATGGTGTAAAAAGTGTTTGGTATTCTACAGATGCTGGAACAACTTGGACAGATGTAGAGGGAAATTTACCAGATATTCCTGTTAGATGGTCTTTGTTTAATCCTTTAAATAGAAAAGAAGTAATTTTAGCAACTGAGGCTGGTATTTGGAAAACAAGTAATGTTACAGCAGCAACTGTTATTTGGGAACCTGCAAACTCTGGAATGGGAAATGTTAGAGTAGATATGCTACAACACAGAGCTTCAGATAATTTAGTCTTAGCAGCAACTCATGGTAGAGGTCTGTTTACAAGTAATTTTACAGATGGTACAGCTTCAGTAGACGATGTTTTAACAGATAATAAAACATTTACAGTATATCCAACAATTTCTAAAGGAAACTTTACTGTTTTCGCTAAAAGTTCTTTAGGGAAAGCGAAAGTGAGTGTTTTTGATATTTCTGGAAGACAAGTTTACGCAGCTAAACTAGATTTTAACTCTAATGAAAAACAAACGATTTCAATAAATGTAAGTTCAGGAATTTATATTGTGAATTTAGTTGATGAAAGCAATAAGAAATCTTCTAAAAAGATTATGATAGAGTAA
- a CDS encoding NAD(P)/FAD-dependent oxidoreductase has product MQEEKYDVVIIGGGPAGGQAARNLSQKGYKTLLVERYKSFNDNNFSSAGMTLEPLDEFNLPDNIIGSYWKDITIQCTKKGYDWFGEKPKGVVLDFGKLRQFLADESVSSGGEVLMGHKYVQKRVQNSEVEVDLIDQETAVIKTIKTRLVIDATGPLRKVMYDSKEEQPKMDVGSGTEYLIEVDQVTYDKYKERLVFFLGHKWTLKGYSWIFPMENRILKVGSGRTHLKSKNQENTDKSTKKITEKIIKEYIQPQEYTLIDVHGGILRYCEGLNDTYYKNGVIAIGDAISAVNPRGGEGIRYAMQSADLASDYIDSYFKTGKENFKEYEKKWKQKKLLKWRLSEASSKRMYSKYSDEQIENRVDFFQQNFSMDVLVDSLFNFKYNKMVFRIFSFLWLKLKYKFKKEEF; this is encoded by the coding sequence ATGCAAGAAGAAAAATACGATGTTGTAATTATTGGCGGAGGTCCTGCTGGAGGACAAGCAGCTAGAAACTTATCTCAAAAAGGATATAAAACATTATTAGTAGAGCGTTATAAGAGCTTTAATGATAATAATTTTTCTAGTGCAGGCATGACTTTAGAGCCATTAGATGAATTTAACTTACCTGATAACATTATTGGTTCTTATTGGAAAGACATTACGATACAATGTACAAAAAAAGGATATGATTGGTTTGGGGAAAAGCCAAAAGGGGTTGTTTTAGACTTTGGTAAATTACGTCAGTTTTTAGCAGATGAATCTGTTTCTAGTGGAGGTGAAGTATTAATGGGACATAAATATGTGCAAAAAAGAGTACAAAACTCTGAAGTAGAAGTAGATCTTATAGACCAAGAAACAGCTGTAATTAAAACGATAAAAACAAGGCTTGTAATAGATGCAACGGGGCCTTTAAGAAAGGTTATGTACGACTCTAAAGAAGAGCAACCTAAAATGGATGTAGGTAGTGGTACAGAATACTTAATTGAAGTAGACCAAGTAACTTATGATAAATACAAAGAAAGATTAGTTTTTTTCTTAGGTCATAAATGGACTTTGAAAGGATATTCTTGGATTTTTCCTATGGAAAATAGAATTTTAAAAGTAGGCTCTGGTAGAACTCATTTAAAGTCTAAAAATCAAGAAAATACAGATAAGTCTACTAAAAAGATAACAGAAAAAATTATTAAAGAATATATTCAACCACAAGAGTATACGTTGATTGATGTGCATGGAGGCATATTAAGATATTGTGAAGGATTAAACGATACCTATTATAAAAACGGAGTAATTGCTATTGGAGATGCTATTTCTGCAGTAAACCCAAGGGGTGGAGAAGGAATTAGATATGCCATGCAAAGTGCAGATTTAGCGAGTGATTATATAGATAGCTATTTTAAAACAGGCAAAGAAAATTTTAAAGAATATGAAAAGAAGTGGAAACAAAAAAAACTATTAAAATGGAGATTAAGTGAAGCTTCCTCTAAAAGAATGTATAGTAAATACTCTGATGAGCAAATAGAAAATAGGGTAGATTTCTTTCAACAAAATTTTTCAATGGACGTTCTTGTAGATAGTCTGTTTAATTTTAAATACAATAAAATGGTGTTTAGGATTTTTAGTTTTTTATGGTTAAAGTTAAAGTATAAATTTAAAAAAGAGGAGTTTTAA
- the dxs gene encoding 1-deoxy-D-xylulose-5-phosphate synthase, with translation MKNLLDNISNPKDLRKLSAAQLPQLAKDLRKFIIDIVATKEGHLGASLGVVELTIAIHYLFDTPNDLLVWDVGHQAYGHKILTGRKDVFHTNRQFGGIAGFPSRKESEFDTFGVGHSSTSISAALGMAIASNLKGETEKQHIAVIGDASIASGMAFEALNHAGVSNANLLIILNDNAIGIDLSVGALKEYLTKVKTNKRLAIQNNIIKALNFDYSGPIDGHDLPKVLSELERLKTVKGPKFLHVITTKGKGLQQAEEDQVTYHAPGKFDKISGERIPKAASLYTKYQDVFGKTIVELASQNDKIVGITPAMLTGSSLKLMLEKFPKRTFDVGIAEQHAVTLAAGMATQGLIPFCNIYSTFLQRAYDQVIHDVALQNLPVIFCLDRAGLVGEDGATHHGVFDLAYLRCIPNLIIFAPRNEIELRNILYTAQLGLKNPIAIRYPRGTGTIIDWQQPFEKIEIGKGVQLKQGNKVAILSIGTISKNVSEAIDLSEKSDKISHFDMRFVKPLDEKLLHAIFKNHTTIFTVEDGTIKGGFGTAILEFASENEYLHKIKTIGIPDNFIEHGSVSQLQNKIGLDAENLANLFSKT, from the coding sequence ATGAAGAACTTGTTAGACAACATATCAAATCCAAAAGATTTAAGAAAGTTAAGTGCTGCTCAATTACCGCAATTGGCAAAAGATTTACGCAAATTTATTATTGATATTGTTGCTACCAAAGAAGGGCATTTAGGTGCAAGTCTAGGTGTTGTAGAACTTACAATTGCAATTCATTATTTATTTGACACTCCTAACGATTTATTAGTTTGGGATGTTGGACACCAAGCATACGGACATAAGATTCTTACTGGAAGAAAAGATGTTTTTCACACCAATAGACAGTTTGGTGGCATTGCAGGATTTCCTTCAAGAAAAGAAAGTGAATTTGATACTTTTGGCGTTGGCCATTCTTCAACTTCTATTTCTGCTGCACTAGGAATGGCAATTGCATCTAACCTAAAAGGAGAAACAGAAAAACAACACATTGCCGTTATTGGAGATGCTTCTATTGCAAGCGGAATGGCTTTTGAAGCCTTGAACCATGCAGGCGTTTCTAACGCAAACTTGCTTATTATTTTAAATGACAATGCCATAGGAATAGATCTTTCTGTTGGTGCATTAAAAGAGTATTTAACGAAGGTTAAGACTAACAAAAGGTTAGCAATTCAAAATAACATTATAAAAGCTTTAAATTTCGATTATTCTGGTCCTATTGATGGACATGATTTACCGAAAGTACTATCTGAATTAGAAAGATTAAAAACGGTAAAAGGTCCTAAGTTTTTACATGTAATTACTACAAAAGGAAAAGGTTTACAACAGGCAGAAGAAGATCAGGTCACCTATCATGCTCCTGGTAAATTTGATAAAATTTCGGGAGAACGCATACCAAAAGCTGCAAGTTTATATACTAAATACCAAGATGTTTTTGGAAAAACAATTGTAGAATTAGCTTCACAAAACGATAAGATTGTGGGCATTACGCCTGCAATGTTAACAGGAAGTTCTCTAAAACTTATGCTCGAGAAGTTTCCGAAAAGAACTTTTGATGTTGGTATTGCAGAACAACATGCAGTAACTTTGGCAGCAGGTATGGCAACACAGGGTTTAATACCCTTTTGCAATATTTATTCTACATTTTTGCAACGCGCTTATGACCAGGTAATTCATGATGTTGCACTTCAAAATTTGCCAGTTATTTTTTGTTTAGATAGAGCTGGTTTAGTTGGTGAAGACGGAGCTACACATCACGGTGTTTTCGATTTGGCATATTTACGCTGTATTCCTAATTTAATTATTTTTGCACCAAGAAATGAAATTGAGTTGCGTAATATTTTATACACTGCTCAATTAGGATTAAAAAATCCGATTGCAATTCGATACCCAAGAGGAACAGGAACTATTATCGATTGGCAACAACCTTTTGAAAAGATTGAAATAGGAAAAGGAGTTCAATTAAAGCAAGGTAATAAAGTAGCAATTTTGTCTATTGGTACAATTTCTAAAAATGTTTCTGAAGCTATTGATCTATCAGAAAAAAGTGATAAAATTTCTCATTTTGATATGCGTTTTGTAAAACCTTTAGATGAGAAACTATTACATGCTATCTTTAAAAACCATACAACTATTTTCACAGTTGAAGATGGCACTATAAAAGGTGGTTTTGGCACTGCTATATTAGAATTTGCTTCAGAAAACGAATATCTACATAAAATAAAAACAATAGGTATTCCAGATAATTTTATAGAACATGGAAGTGTTTCTCAACTTCAAAACAAAATAGGTCTAGATGCTGAAAATTTAGCAAACCTATTTTCTAAAACATAA
- a CDS encoding nucleoside deaminase, with product MIQPFDDIYFMKKAFQEAENAFDKGEIPVGAIIVLKDQIIARAHNLTETLNDVTAHAEMQAFTSAADFLGGKYLKDCVLYVTLEPCQMCAGASYWTQIGKIVYGATESERGFINLKTTLHPKTKVVGGILENECSQLLKRFFVEKRNLN from the coding sequence ATGATTCAACCTTTCGACGATATTTATTTTATGAAAAAAGCCTTTCAGGAAGCAGAAAATGCATTTGATAAAGGCGAGATCCCTGTCGGAGCAATTATTGTTTTGAAAGACCAGATAATAGCAAGAGCACACAATTTAACAGAAACATTAAATGATGTAACTGCGCATGCAGAAATGCAAGCATTTACTTCTGCAGCAGATTTTTTAGGCGGAAAATATTTAAAAGATTGTGTCTTATATGTAACATTAGAACCTTGCCAAATGTGTGCTGGTGCAAGTTATTGGACACAAATTGGTAAAATTGTTTACGGAGCAACAGAGTCAGAAAGGGGTTTTATCAATTTAAAAACAACACTTCACCCAAAAACAAAAGTAGTTGGCGGGATTTTAGAAAATGAATGTTCGCAACTTTTAAAGCGTTTTTTCGTTGAAAAACGTAATTTAAATTAA
- a CDS encoding deoxyguanosinetriphosphate triphosphohydrolase: MNWEQLLSLKRFGDTQKRERIAQDETRLGFDVDFDRIIFSSAFRSLQDKTQVIPLSETDFVHTRLTHSLEVSVVGRTLGRRVGKVLLERHPNLQELGYTFNDFGAIVGTASLMHDIGNPPFGHSGEKAIGEYFKTGNGAKYKEQLTIKEYQDLVDFEGNANGFKILTESRAGISGGLRLSYATLGAFLKYPKESLPKKPTNHVVDKKYGFFQSEKQAFLEVVEDLGMLQKSTEAISYYRHPLAYLVEAADDICYTIIDFEDGINLGLIDEEFALEYMIKLVKNTIDSKKYHSLKHTTDRVSYLRALAIGVLINEAVDIFLANEEAILNGTFEKSLLNKCKYEAQINDIIKISIDKIYKSTEVVEKEVAGYRIIADLLDVFVTALNNKFDGNPSNFDSLVLNLLPEEYKTESVNLYDRIMQVCSYVSRISDSYAIRMHKKLTGNIR, translated from the coding sequence ATGAACTGGGAACAACTCCTTTCTTTAAAACGCTTTGGCGACACACAAAAACGCGAAAGAATAGCACAAGACGAAACTCGTTTGGGTTTCGATGTAGATTTCGATAGAATTATATTTTCTTCTGCATTTAGAAGCTTACAAGACAAAACACAAGTAATTCCGTTATCTGAAACCGATTTTGTACACACGCGTTTAACGCACAGCTTAGAGGTTTCTGTAGTGGGTAGAACTTTGGGTAGAAGAGTTGGTAAAGTATTGCTAGAACGTCATCCAAACTTACAAGAATTAGGATATACTTTTAACGATTTTGGTGCCATTGTAGGTACTGCTTCTTTAATGCACGATATTGGGAATCCGCCTTTTGGGCATTCTGGTGAAAAAGCAATTGGCGAGTATTTTAAAACAGGAAATGGCGCAAAATACAAAGAACAACTTACTATAAAAGAATATCAAGATCTAGTAGATTTTGAAGGAAATGCAAACGGATTCAAGATTTTAACCGAATCTAGAGCCGGTATTTCTGGCGGTTTAAGATTATCTTATGCAACCTTAGGAGCTTTTTTAAAATATCCAAAAGAGAGTCTTCCGAAGAAACCAACAAACCATGTTGTAGATAAAAAATACGGCTTTTTTCAATCAGAAAAACAAGCGTTTTTAGAGGTTGTAGAAGATTTAGGAATGTTGCAAAAATCTACAGAAGCTATTTCTTATTACAGACATCCTTTAGCTTATTTGGTAGAAGCTGCGGATGATATTTGTTACACAATTATCGATTTTGAAGACGGAATTAATTTAGGTTTAATTGATGAAGAATTCGCTTTAGAATACATGATTAAGTTAGTAAAAAATACCATTGATAGTAAAAAATACCATTCACTAAAACACACCACAGACAGAGTAAGTTATTTAAGAGCTTTGGCAATTGGAGTTTTAATAAATGAGGCTGTCGATATCTTTTTAGCAAATGAAGAAGCCATTTTAAACGGAACTTTCGAAAAATCGTTATTAAACAAGTGTAAATATGAGGCACAAATTAACGACATAATAAAGATTAGTATTGATAAAATATACAAAAGCACAGAAGTTGTAGAGAAAGAGGTGGCAGGTTATAGAATTATTGCAGACTTGTTAGATGTATTTGTTACTGCGCTTAATAATAAGTTCGATGGCAATCCGTCTAATTTTGATAGCTTAGTACTAAATTTATTACCTGAAGAATACAAAACGGAATCGGTTAATTTGTATGATAGAATTATGCAGGTTTGTAGTTATGTCTCTAGAATTTCAGATAGTTATGCAATACGAATGCATAAAAAATTAACAGGAAATATCAGGTAA
- a CDS encoding RNA-binding domain-containing protein: protein METNRIEYKKELTHFIEKEIIAFLNYKEGGIIYVGIDDEGNTIGLQNADKDALILKDKIKNNISPSVMGLFDIIVEEKEGKSIIKIILASGSEKPYYFRKYGMTPKGSFIRIGTSAEQLSQVNIDNLFFRRTRNSISNIKSNIQELSFSQLKIYYEEIDVNLPKQFAQNLELLTEDKKYNYVAYLLSDKNNLSFKVAKYLTKDRTNLIESNEYGYESLIKATKQVLDKLALENSTFTKITAKEREQHQLWNSIAIREAVINAFVHNDYSKEVSPKFELFSDRLEITSAGGLPEGLNEIEFFEGFSVPRNKQLIRVYKDLKLVEQLGSGIPRILDYYSKKCFIFSDNFLRMTFSYSKNLGGQIGGQIGGQIGEEIKKITDRQKEILNLIKNDNKISRLKISKKLNINESAIQKHLTFLKKEGYIIRIDGSRGYWKLKLKLKE from the coding sequence ATGGAAACCAACAGAATAGAGTATAAAAAGGAGTTGACCCACTTTATAGAAAAAGAAATTATTGCATTTCTTAACTATAAAGAAGGCGGAATTATTTATGTAGGTATTGATGATGAAGGAAATACCATTGGTTTGCAAAATGCAGATAAAGATGCTTTAATATTAAAAGATAAAATAAAAAATAATATAAGTCCTTCTGTAATGGGGCTATTTGACATCATTGTTGAAGAAAAAGAGGGCAAATCTATTATAAAAATTATTTTAGCAAGTGGTTCAGAAAAACCTTATTATTTTAGGAAATATGGAATGACTCCAAAAGGAAGTTTTATTAGAATAGGAACCTCAGCAGAACAATTATCACAGGTAAATATTGATAATTTATTTTTTAGAAGAACAAGAAACTCTATCAGTAATATAAAATCTAATATTCAAGAATTATCTTTTAGTCAGTTAAAAATATATTACGAAGAAATAGATGTAAACCTTCCAAAGCAATTTGCACAAAATTTAGAACTTTTAACAGAAGATAAAAAATACAATTACGTAGCGTATTTACTTTCAGATAAAAATAATTTATCTTTTAAGGTTGCTAAATACTTAACAAAAGACCGTACAAATCTTATAGAAAGTAATGAATACGGTTATGAATCTTTAATAAAAGCAACAAAACAGGTTTTAGATAAATTAGCGTTAGAAAATTCAACATTTACTAAAATAACAGCAAAAGAAAGAGAGCAACACCAGCTTTGGAACTCAATAGCAATTCGAGAAGCAGTTATTAATGCTTTTGTGCACAATGATTACAGCAAAGAAGTATCGCCAAAATTTGAATTATTTTCAGACAGACTCGAGATAACATCTGCAGGTGGTTTACCCGAAGGATTAAATGAAATAGAGTTTTTTGAAGGATTTTCTGTACCAAGAAATAAACAATTAATTAGAGTTTATAAAGATTTAAAATTAGTTGAACAATTAGGTTCTGGGATTCCAAGAATTCTTGATTATTACAGTAAAAAATGTTTTATTTTTTCTGATAATTTTCTTAGAATGACATTTTCTTACAGTAAAAATTTAGGTGGTCAGATAGGTGGTCAGATAGGTGGTCAGATAGGTGAAGAAATAAAAAAAATAACGGATAGACAAAAAGAAATTTTAAACCTTATAAAAAATGACAATAAAATAAGCAGATTAAAGATTTCTAAAAAGTTAAATATTAATGAATCTGCAATTCAAAAGCACTTAACCTTTTTAAAAAAAGAAGGTTATATTATTAGAATTGATGGAAGTAGAGGTTATTGGAAATTAAAATTAAAATTAAAAGAATAA